The following coding sequences are from one Stigmatopora nigra isolate UIUO_SnigA chromosome 10, RoL_Snig_1.1, whole genome shotgun sequence window:
- the LOC144203388 gene encoding adenosine receptor A1-like, which translates to MSWVVYTGMELLIAVSSVIGNVMVVWAVRINRSLRDTTFCFIVSLALADIAVGALVIPLAITISIGLETHFYSCLMVACTVLVLTQSSILALLAIAIDRYLRVKIPMSYKRVVTSQRAGLAVLLCWLVSFLVGLTPMFGWNNLRHLRENGSLVSDDLVVECRFETVISMDYMVYFNFFGWVLPPLVLMLLIYVEIFYMIHKQLNKKVTVSHVDPSHYFGKELKLAKSLALVLLLFAVSWLPLHILNCITLFCPKCDKPAFLIFIAILLTHGNSAVNPIVYAFRIKKFRTAFWKIWHQYVLCRDPVAQLPQNGSRRIQNTTRRQKHNEDYDDDDDV; encoded by the exons ATGTCTTGGGTTGTCTACACCGGCATGGAGTTGCTGATCGCCGTCTCGTCGGTGATCGGGAATGTGATGGTGGTGTGGGCCGTTCGCATCAACCGCTCGCTACGGGACACCACGTTTTGTTTCATCGTCTCGCTAGCCTTGGCTGACATTGCGGTGGGGGCTCTCGTGATCCCCCTCGCCATTACTATTAGTATCGGACTGGAGACGCACTTCTACAGTTGTCTAATGGTCGCATGCACGGTGCTCGTCCTCACGCAAAGTTCCATCCTGGCCCTGCTGGCCATCGCCATCGACCGCTATCTGAGGGTCAAAATTCCCATGAG CTACAAGCGAGTAGTGACTTCTCAGCGGGCCGGTTTGGCAGTGTTGCTGTGTTGGCTAGTGTCTTTCCTAGTGGGCCTCACACCTATGTTCGGATGGAATAACTTACGGCATCTACGTGAAAATGGCTCCCTTGTGAGTGACGATCTTGTGGTGGAGTGCCGGTTTGAGACGGTCATCAGCATGGACTACATGGTCTACTTCAACTTCTTTGGTTGGGTGCTCCCGCCTCTAGTCCTCATGCTGCTCATCTATGTGGAGATTTTCTATATGATTCATAAACAGCTCAACAAGAAG GTGACAGTGAGCCATGTAGACCCCAGTCATTACTTTGGCAAAGAGCTCAAGCTTGCCAAATCCTTGGCTCTTGTTCTATTACTCTTCGCTGTTAGCTGGCTCCCACTTCACATCCTCAACTGCATCACACTCTTTTGCCCCAAGTGTGACAAACCAGCATTCCTCATTTTCATTGCCATCCTCCTAACCCACGGCAACTCTGCTGTCAATCCCATCGTATATGCTTTCCGCATTAAGAAATTCCGCACTGCCTTTTGGAAAATTTGGCATCAGTACGTCCTTTGTCGAGATCCTGTTGCTCAGCTTCCTCAGAATGGAAGTCGGAGAATACAGAACACTACCAGGAGGCAAAAGCACAATGAAGATtacgatgacgatgatgatgtaTGA